The following are from one region of the Paenalkalicoccus suaedae genome:
- a CDS encoding ABC transporter ATP-binding protein, giving the protein MKTVWSFLSTYRVAVYIALSLTLLELSVELIQPLLISRIIDEGILQEDLSVVLVWGGVMVLLSLIAFAAGITNSFYAAHASQHAGYDMRVALYKKIQQFSFANFQQFPTSSLLTRATNDVTQLQNTIFMSLRIMLRAPLLVLGSVILALFVNWQLALILVVTIPLLLVILLYIMKKAGRLFKAVQARVDRVNNVVQENLTAIRLIKSFTRRDYESTRFHGASEELQNKTITTLRIVEATMPIILLIMNVSIMAVLWFDTTGVQTGGASVGEVVAIVNYVTRMTGALSIFSMIIIIFSRAKASADRIGDVLEAEEYMEDGETSMKLQGEIAFNDVSFRYPGTNKDVLKNISFRIKAGETIAVLGATGSGKTSLFQLIPRLFDASKGSVAIDGQPVESLQAKELRSQIGYVPQEAMLFTGTIADNLRWGKEHATEEELIDALTSAQIYDKVEELPDGMYTRVGQRGVNLSGGQKQRISIARALIRNPSILLLDDSTSALDVKTEARLLDALRHYSCTTFMITQKLSTTMSADRILLFDHGELLAEGTHDHLLETSPIYQQIYESQFGGEADAR; this is encoded by the coding sequence ATGAAAACAGTTTGGTCCTTTTTATCTACATACAGAGTGGCTGTGTACATTGCCCTCAGCTTAACCCTATTAGAGCTTAGTGTGGAGCTTATTCAACCGCTCCTCATATCACGAATAATTGACGAAGGAATTTTGCAAGAAGATTTGAGCGTCGTACTCGTATGGGGAGGAGTCATGGTACTGCTCTCACTCATTGCGTTTGCAGCCGGAATTACGAATTCCTTTTATGCGGCCCACGCGAGTCAGCATGCAGGCTACGATATGCGAGTCGCACTGTACAAAAAAATACAGCAGTTCTCCTTTGCAAACTTTCAGCAGTTCCCAACTTCCTCTCTATTAACGAGAGCGACAAACGATGTTACACAACTACAAAATACAATATTTATGAGTTTACGCATCATGCTGCGCGCACCATTACTCGTACTTGGTTCCGTGATTTTAGCCCTTTTTGTGAACTGGCAGCTGGCTTTAATTCTCGTCGTCACAATACCGCTACTACTCGTGATTTTACTTTATATTATGAAAAAAGCGGGACGCCTCTTTAAGGCTGTGCAGGCTCGTGTCGATCGAGTCAATAACGTCGTTCAAGAGAATTTAACAGCGATTCGATTAATTAAATCATTTACGAGAAGAGACTACGAATCGACTCGTTTCCATGGGGCATCAGAAGAGTTGCAAAATAAAACCATTACGACGCTTCGAATAGTAGAAGCAACAATGCCAATCATTCTGCTCATCATGAACGTTAGTATTATGGCCGTTTTATGGTTTGATACAACAGGTGTGCAGACTGGAGGAGCATCTGTCGGGGAAGTGGTCGCGATTGTAAACTACGTGACTCGTATGACGGGGGCATTATCTATTTTCTCTATGATCATTATTATCTTTTCACGAGCAAAAGCCTCTGCAGATCGAATCGGAGATGTGCTTGAAGCCGAAGAGTACATGGAAGATGGGGAGACGAGCATGAAGCTCCAAGGGGAGATTGCCTTTAACGACGTGTCCTTCCGCTATCCTGGTACCAATAAGGACGTGTTAAAAAACATCTCCTTCCGCATCAAAGCTGGTGAAACAATTGCCGTTTTAGGTGCTACGGGATCAGGGAAAACGTCTTTATTCCAGCTTATACCACGTCTATTTGATGCTTCGAAGGGATCTGTCGCTATTGATGGACAGCCTGTAGAATCTCTACAGGCCAAGGAGCTGCGCAGTCAAATCGGCTATGTTCCTCAAGAAGCGATGCTCTTTACAGGGACTATTGCGGATAATCTAAGGTGGGGAAAGGAGCACGCGACAGAAGAGGAGCTTATTGACGCTCTCACGAGTGCGCAAATTTACGATAAAGTCGAGGAGCTTCCGGACGGCATGTATACGCGTGTCGGACAACGTGGAGTTAATTTGTCTGGGGGACAAAAGCAACGTATTTCGATTGCACGAGCGTTGATCCGAAATCCTTCTATCTTACTTTTAGATGATAGTACAAGTGCGCTCGACGTCAAAACGGAAGCGCGATTATTAGATGCGCTTCGCCATTATTCTTGCACAACCTTTATGATTACACAAAAACTCAGTACGACGATGAGTGCCGATCGGATTTTACTCTTCGATCACGGGGAATTACTCGCCGAAGGAACGCACGATCACCTTTTAGAAACTTCTCCAATCTATCAGCAAATATACGAGTCGCAGTTTGGAGGTGAGGCAGATGCTCGCTAA
- a CDS encoding ABC transporter ATP-binding protein, protein MLAKRITEPFKHDRLDLSSIETKSKKRADNWQGTLSRIWSYLMERKGRLSLVILMIVLSSAFALLGPFVVGMSIDTFIVNGDVDMLLVALVGLGIIYVLHSVSVFLQHFWMVSISQKTVYTIRTQLFDHLHKLPIPFFDKRQHGDLMSRLTNDIENISNTLNSSVIQIFQSVLTLVGVIVVMLYLSPLLTLVTLTIIPLMVIGMKWITKRTGKLFKAQQEHLGDVNGYLQETMSGQRIIKAFSQEDRVIRTFEEKNQRLRLTGFWAQTISGFIPKLMNMLNNASFAVIAGVGGVLALNGQVTIGVIVIFAEYARQFTRPLNDLANQFNVLLSAIAGAERVFAIMDEEDEFSDKHGLDRLDHVKGEVAFTNVTFGYEDETTIADVSFRAKPGQTLAFVGPTGAGKTTIISLLSRFYDPTSGVITVDGKDITSVRKEGLRRHMAFVLQDSFLFEGTIRENIRYGKLSATDEEVEEAAKLANAHSFISHFAKGYDTLIDSDGGGISQGQKQLLSIARALLADPDILILDEATSSIDTITEVKIQQALRRLMKDRTSIVIAHRLNTIREADQILVLDKGSIIERGNHDELLEADGFYADLYESQKKKLLAT, encoded by the coding sequence ATGCTCGCTAAACGAATCACAGAGCCGTTTAAACATGACCGACTTGATTTGTCGAGTATTGAGACAAAGTCAAAAAAACGTGCAGATAATTGGCAAGGAACCTTATCGCGAATTTGGTCTTACCTGATGGAGCGGAAGGGGAGACTCTCGTTAGTCATCCTTATGATCGTCTTGAGCTCTGCCTTTGCCTTACTAGGGCCATTTGTTGTTGGTATGTCGATTGATACGTTTATCGTAAACGGCGACGTCGATATGCTACTTGTCGCATTAGTTGGACTAGGTATCATCTATGTGCTTCATTCGGTGTCTGTATTCTTACAACACTTTTGGATGGTCAGTATCTCGCAAAAAACCGTGTACACCATTCGGACGCAACTATTCGATCATCTGCATAAGCTACCAATTCCTTTCTTCGATAAGAGGCAGCACGGCGACCTAATGTCGCGTCTTACAAACGATATCGAAAATATTAGTAACACATTAAATAGCTCCGTCATTCAAATTTTCCAAAGTGTCCTGACGCTCGTGGGTGTCATTGTAGTGATGCTCTATTTGAGCCCTTTACTAACGCTCGTGACACTTACGATCATCCCCCTTATGGTTATTGGGATGAAGTGGATCACGAAGCGGACAGGCAAGCTATTTAAGGCGCAGCAGGAGCATCTAGGCGACGTGAACGGCTACCTCCAGGAGACGATGTCAGGGCAACGGATCATTAAGGCCTTCTCTCAGGAGGATCGCGTGATTCGTACTTTTGAGGAAAAGAACCAGCGGCTCCGTCTGACAGGTTTTTGGGCACAAACGATCTCCGGTTTTATTCCGAAGCTCATGAACATGCTCAATAATGCAAGCTTTGCAGTCATTGCCGGTGTCGGTGGGGTACTTGCACTAAATGGCCAAGTAACGATTGGTGTAATCGTTATTTTTGCCGAGTACGCTAGGCAATTCACTCGTCCACTAAATGACCTTGCAAACCAGTTTAACGTGTTACTCTCAGCAATTGCTGGTGCAGAGCGCGTCTTTGCTATCATGGACGAGGAGGATGAATTCTCAGATAAACATGGACTAGACCGTCTCGATCATGTGAAGGGTGAGGTGGCGTTTACGAATGTGACCTTCGGCTACGAGGACGAGACAACGATCGCAGATGTGTCCTTCCGAGCAAAGCCGGGTCAAACGCTCGCGTTCGTCGGTCCAACTGGCGCAGGTAAAACGACTATTATTAGTCTTTTATCTAGGTTTTATGATCCTACCTCAGGCGTAATTACGGTCGATGGCAAGGATATTACTTCGGTCAGAAAAGAGGGTTTACGTCGCCATATGGCATTCGTTCTTCAAGACTCGTTCTTGTTTGAAGGAACGATCAGGGAGAATATTCGTTACGGCAAGCTGTCAGCAACGGATGAGGAAGTAGAAGAAGCAGCGAAACTTGCAAATGCTCATAGCTTTATCTCCCATTTTGCGAAAGGCTACGATACGTTGATCGATTCGGATGGGGGAGGCATCAGTCAAGGACAGAAGCAACTGTTGTCCATCGCACGAGCGCTACTTGCTGATCCAGATATTTTAATTTTAGACGAAGCAACAAGTTCGATTGATACGATTACGGAGGTTAAAATTCAGCAGGCTCTGCGAAGACTGATGAAGGATCGCACGAGTATTGTCATTGCCCACAGGCTAAATACGATCCGTGAAGCAGATCAAATTCTCGTTTTAGATAAGGGCTCCATCATCGAGAGAGGCAATCACGATGAACTACTAGAAGCAGATGGCTTCTATGCGGATCTCTATGAAAGTCAGAAGAAAAAGTTATTGGCTACGTAA
- the ade gene encoding adenine deaminase, with the protein MMEQLKKRIHVANGKEKADVVIKNGKVVNVFTREVEEADIAIIDGKIAGIGPSYEGHREIDADGKYLMPGFIDGHVHIESSMVTPSRFVDVVVPHGVTSVITDPHEIANVAGKEGLTFMLDDSEGIPLDAYFMLPSCVPATPFENTGAALSAEDLRSFYDHPRVLGLAEVMDYPSVASTSEDMMQKLLDASELRGQIDGHGAGLDAKAMNVFRAAGITTDHECTTAEEAKDRLRRGLYVIIREGSAAKDLNALIPLVSETNSRRFLFCTDDKHLDELMKEGSIDACVRMAVQDHGVDPLVAIQLATINAAECFGLSKKGAIAPSYDADILFVNNLTDFAITHVMKNGEVVAENGKMKVAQERVAEIPAPLVESVKLPEITEATFDVQATGEKVHVIDYAANSLVTSKSTASLPVKNGVFQSDHEQDIMKLAVIERHKLTGNIGLGFIRGLHLDRGAIALTVAHDSHNLVVAGYDSADMLVATLALRDMQGGLVIVDKGEVLAKLPLNLAGLMSTVDAEETLRDLEAVDGHLQTLGFDGNFNPFSALSFMCLPVIPNLKLTDLGYFDMSLGKHIEIVAN; encoded by the coding sequence ATGATGGAACAGCTTAAAAAACGTATTCACGTTGCGAATGGGAAAGAAAAGGCAGACGTGGTCATTAAAAACGGAAAAGTAGTAAACGTCTTTACTCGCGAGGTAGAGGAAGCAGACATTGCGATCATTGATGGCAAAATTGCAGGGATTGGACCATCCTATGAGGGACATCGAGAAATTGATGCGGATGGAAAGTACTTAATGCCGGGCTTCATCGACGGACACGTGCATATTGAATCCTCCATGGTGACACCGAGCCGTTTTGTGGATGTTGTCGTTCCTCACGGAGTTACTTCTGTTATCACAGATCCTCACGAAATCGCAAACGTTGCAGGTAAAGAAGGACTTACCTTTATGCTCGATGACTCCGAAGGCATTCCTTTAGATGCGTATTTTATGCTCCCATCCTGCGTTCCAGCCACTCCTTTCGAAAATACAGGGGCAGCTTTAAGCGCAGAAGATTTACGCTCCTTTTATGATCATCCACGAGTGTTAGGACTTGCAGAAGTCATGGATTACCCATCTGTAGCTAGCACGTCAGAAGACATGATGCAGAAGCTCCTAGATGCTAGTGAATTACGTGGACAGATTGATGGTCACGGAGCTGGATTAGATGCCAAAGCGATGAACGTATTTAGAGCCGCAGGGATTACAACGGATCACGAGTGTACAACAGCGGAGGAAGCGAAGGACAGATTGCGAAGAGGCTTATATGTGATTATCCGAGAAGGCTCCGCTGCCAAAGACCTAAACGCTCTCATTCCACTTGTAAGCGAAACAAACAGCAGACGCTTTCTTTTCTGTACCGACGATAAGCATTTAGATGAGTTAATGAAAGAAGGTAGCATTGATGCATGCGTGCGCATGGCTGTTCAGGATCATGGCGTTGACCCACTAGTTGCGATTCAGCTCGCGACAATTAACGCAGCGGAATGCTTCGGGTTATCTAAGAAAGGGGCAATCGCACCATCGTATGATGCGGATATCTTATTTGTCAATAATTTAACGGACTTTGCCATCACACACGTTATGAAAAACGGCGAAGTTGTAGCCGAGAACGGAAAAATGAAGGTGGCACAAGAGCGCGTCGCAGAGATTCCGGCGCCGCTAGTAGAAAGTGTAAAGCTACCTGAGATCACAGAAGCGACATTCGATGTGCAAGCTACGGGCGAGAAAGTGCACGTGATTGATTACGCGGCAAACAGCTTAGTAACATCAAAATCTACAGCATCTTTACCAGTTAAAAATGGCGTTTTTCAATCCGATCACGAGCAAGATATTATGAAGCTCGCTGTGATTGAACGTCATAAACTAACTGGAAATATCGGACTCGGCTTTATACGAGGCTTACACTTAGATAGAGGCGCTATCGCGTTAACAGTGGCACATGATTCTCATAATTTGGTCGTTGCAGGCTATGACTCAGCGGATATGCTCGTTGCAACCCTTGCGCTTCGTGACATGCAGGGAGGACTTGTTATTGTGGATAAAGGGGAGGTTTTAGCGAAGCTTCCATTAAATCTTGCAGGCCTCATGTCCACAGTGGACGCTGAAGAGACACTTCGTGATTTAGAGGCAGTTGATGGCCATCTTCAGACGCTTGGTTTTGATGGTAACTTCAATCCTTTCTCTGCCTTATCCTTTATGTGTTTACCGGTTATTCCAAACCTTAAGCTAACGGATTTAGGTTACTTCGATATGTCACTTGGCAAGCATATCGAGATTGTTGCAAATTAA
- a CDS encoding methyl-accepting chemotaxis protein, which translates to MQTRRNQLMLYFSLFVVLLSVLIHFLHRSVGWMDSYLLLSYVYEGTENVNPLILTLIMLIPIVLFIVAVILFIKDRTHRYIPLVIMLTLTFGSISIIAGGDGMVEYHFSIFMVLASLAYFEQIKLIVISTVIFAVQHLGGYTFFPELICGTSNYPFGLLLIHAVFLIFTAVVIIFQIRSRQLHLAEVTERENSQNNVIQTLLSSIHSASDRVQASVAQIENETNSFYTGSEAIHDSLSELAQAAEFQVSEVQKGLELTQQVDGNVTSIVKQTEASVSVTEQTAKVASSGLDTMKSSEKSMTELALTVEEIDEFAKSLQERSESIGGKLNFITEISDQTNLLALNAAIEAARAGEHGRGFAVVAEEVRKLADQSGSYAAEIKAALENLRADVLLVVKATSEGKERALQGKADMRKTGEIFDTIVQDMTIISRETSESNRLANTIRDSLQTVRRAIEEISAMTEQQSASAEEISAQTDEQVSQINDLFTVAAELKAMTDDLQGQLSSISNKL; encoded by the coding sequence TTGCAAACTAGAAGAAATCAATTAATGCTTTATTTTAGTTTATTTGTTGTCTTATTATCTGTTTTGATTCATTTTCTTCATCGTAGTGTAGGTTGGATGGACTCGTATTTATTATTGTCATATGTGTATGAAGGTACCGAAAATGTGAATCCACTAATTTTAACTCTGATTATGCTTATTCCAATTGTCTTATTCATCGTTGCGGTTATTTTGTTTATAAAAGACCGCACACACCGCTATATTCCGTTAGTAATTATGCTAACGCTAACATTTGGGAGTATCTCGATTATAGCTGGTGGAGATGGAATGGTAGAGTATCACTTCTCTATTTTCATGGTGCTCGCGAGTCTCGCTTACTTTGAGCAAATAAAATTAATTGTCATAAGTACGGTCATTTTTGCTGTTCAACATCTAGGCGGGTATACATTCTTTCCAGAACTGATATGTGGCACATCCAATTATCCGTTCGGATTACTCCTTATTCACGCTGTATTCTTAATTTTTACAGCCGTCGTTATTATTTTCCAAATTAGGTCTAGGCAGTTACATTTGGCGGAAGTGACAGAGCGAGAGAACTCTCAAAACAATGTTATTCAAACGCTATTATCCTCTATTCATTCTGCATCAGATCGTGTACAGGCTAGTGTGGCGCAAATAGAGAATGAAACTAACTCCTTTTACACAGGGTCTGAGGCTATTCATGATTCATTATCCGAACTAGCACAGGCAGCTGAATTTCAAGTGAGTGAAGTGCAAAAAGGGCTTGAGTTAACACAACAAGTAGATGGTAATGTTACAAGTATCGTGAAACAAACAGAGGCATCTGTTTCCGTCACAGAACAAACGGCGAAAGTAGCCTCTAGTGGTCTTGACACAATGAAGTCGTCTGAAAAGTCGATGACGGAGCTAGCGTTGACCGTTGAGGAAATTGATGAATTTGCAAAAAGTTTACAGGAGCGTTCAGAGAGTATTGGTGGTAAATTAAACTTTATTACAGAAATCTCCGATCAAACAAACTTACTTGCTTTAAATGCAGCAATTGAAGCGGCGAGGGCAGGAGAGCACGGTCGAGGCTTTGCCGTTGTAGCAGAAGAAGTCCGAAAGCTAGCCGATCAGTCTGGCTCCTATGCAGCAGAAATAAAAGCCGCTCTTGAAAATCTACGAGCCGACGTATTATTGGTAGTGAAAGCTACTAGCGAAGGGAAGGAACGCGCGCTACAAGGCAAGGCAGACATGCGTAAGACAGGTGAAATATTCGACACGATCGTGCAGGATATGACGATTATTTCCCGGGAAACATCAGAATCAAATCGCTTAGCCAATACAATTCGTGACTCTTTGCAGACGGTTAGACGCGCCATTGAAGAGATTAGCGCAATGACGGAGCAACAAAGCGCATCAGCCGAAGAAATATCTGCTCAAACGGATGAGCAAGTTAGTCAAATTAATGACCTTTTCACAGTAGCAGCTGAGTTAAAAGCAATGACAGATGATCTACAAGGACAGTTAAGTTCTATTTCAAATAAGCTTTAG
- the thiE gene encoding thiamine phosphate synthase — MNVKEALSVYFICGTQDVVRPLDEILTEALEAGITMFQLREKGEGSIQDKEERYALARRLKQLCSSYHVPFVVNDDVELALEVEADGLHIGQDDGDASKIKGRLPSSMLFGISAYTVEEAEQAIRDGADYIGVGPMYATRSKADAKSAVGPERIRLMRDQGVDLPIVAIGGITTSHVKEIKKAGADGVSIISAIARASSIEKAVRLFKG, encoded by the coding sequence TTGAACGTAAAAGAAGCTCTCTCCGTATACTTTATTTGTGGAACGCAGGATGTGGTGAGACCACTAGATGAGATACTAACAGAAGCTTTAGAGGCTGGTATTACAATGTTTCAGCTCAGAGAAAAGGGTGAAGGAAGTATTCAGGATAAGGAAGAGCGCTATGCTTTAGCGAGGCGTTTGAAGCAACTGTGTAGCTCGTATCACGTTCCATTTGTTGTGAATGACGACGTGGAGCTCGCTTTGGAAGTAGAGGCTGATGGTCTGCACATCGGACAAGACGATGGTGATGCCAGTAAGATTAAAGGGCGCCTTCCTTCTTCTATGCTGTTTGGGATCTCTGCATATACAGTCGAAGAGGCAGAGCAAGCTATTCGTGATGGGGCAGATTACATTGGCGTTGGACCTATGTATGCTACGCGGTCAAAAGCGGATGCCAAATCAGCGGTTGGTCCTGAGCGAATTCGATTGATGCGTGATCAGGGTGTTGATTTACCAATTGTTGCGATTGGCGGTATAACAACGAGTCATGTGAAGGAAATAAAGAAAGCTGGCGCAGACGGCGTCTCTATTATCTCTGCGATAGCTAGAGCGAGTTCGATTGAAAAGGCTGTTCGGTTATTTAAAGGGTGA
- the thiD gene encoding bifunctional hydroxymethylpyrimidine kinase/phosphomethylpyrimidine kinase — protein MTIKAMTIAGSDSGGGAGIQADLKTFQELGVFGTSVITAITAQNTLGVTDVHPIPVLTIEEQFKAVITDIGADAVKTGMLYDKERIEAIADLVSRHQVTNLIVDPVMVTTTGSPLLKEDAQDTLIKKLFPLAILVTPNIPEAEAILSKKREDFDKLEDMAKALYHACGGVPVLLKGGHEARAEFMTDVLFTGQTSVLYTSPRIDTTHTHGTGCTYAAAITAFIAQGVKLESAIFKAKEFLHVAIEQAKPVGEGAGPVHHSAHRESSISDVNMEVLT, from the coding sequence ATGACGATAAAAGCGATGACGATTGCAGGCTCTGATAGTGGCGGCGGCGCAGGAATTCAGGCAGACCTCAAAACATTCCAGGAGCTTGGCGTTTTTGGTACATCCGTAATTACAGCTATCACAGCGCAAAACACGTTAGGGGTAACCGATGTCCATCCCATCCCCGTGCTTACGATTGAGGAGCAGTTTAAAGCAGTGATTACTGATATCGGTGCAGACGCTGTGAAGACTGGTATGCTGTATGACAAAGAGCGAATTGAGGCTATTGCAGATTTGGTGAGTAGGCATCAAGTAACGAATCTGATCGTCGATCCCGTGATGGTGACTACAACAGGGTCTCCGCTCTTAAAAGAGGACGCGCAGGATACGTTAATTAAAAAGCTCTTCCCATTAGCAATTCTCGTGACGCCCAATATTCCTGAGGCAGAAGCCATCTTGAGTAAAAAGCGCGAGGATTTTGATAAGCTTGAAGATATGGCGAAGGCACTTTATCACGCTTGTGGTGGTGTTCCAGTTTTACTTAAAGGCGGTCATGAGGCACGTGCAGAGTTTATGACTGACGTGCTTTTCACCGGTCAAACAAGTGTCTTGTATACCTCTCCGCGCATTGACACGACGCACACTCACGGCACAGGCTGTACGTATGCTGCCGCGATTACAGCCTTTATTGCCCAAGGGGTAAAACTGGAGAGTGCTATCTTTAAAGCGAAAGAGTTTTTACATGTCGCAATTGAGCAGGCAAAGCCTGTTGGAGAAGGCGCCGGACCAGTGCACCACAGTGCCCACCGTGAGTCTTCTATTTCAGATGTAAATATGGAGGTATTAACTTGA
- the thiM gene encoding hydroxyethylthiazole kinase, translating to MQSTLGTALTSLRATKPLIHNITNVVVTNFTANGMYAIGASPVMAYAKEEVADMASIAQGLMINIGTLTAPTVEAMFIAGEAANQGKTPIVFDPVGSGATPYRTNTAKKLLTELSIQVVRGNASEIASLIDDSVTTKGVDSDTALENAQEVAIKVAKEYNTIVAMTGEVDIVTDGSRVLTVSNGHPLQTTITGAGCLLSSLVAAFIASNDVSLDSIVAALATYGVAAEIAYKETPVKAPGSFQQYFLNALYEITEEDVNDRSKVEEVTS from the coding sequence ATGCAATCAACACTAGGCACAGCACTTACTTCGCTTCGCGCAACAAAACCCTTGATCCACAATATCACGAATGTGGTGGTAACTAATTTCACAGCTAATGGCATGTATGCTATTGGAGCTAGTCCTGTTATGGCTTATGCCAAAGAAGAAGTAGCGGATATGGCAAGCATCGCACAAGGTCTAATGATTAATATCGGAACACTAACTGCGCCAACTGTAGAAGCAATGTTTATCGCAGGAGAGGCTGCAAACCAAGGAAAAACGCCAATCGTATTTGATCCAGTTGGATCCGGCGCGACCCCATATCGAACAAACACGGCTAAAAAACTACTTACAGAGCTGTCTATCCAGGTTGTTCGTGGTAATGCCTCAGAAATTGCGAGTTTAATAGACGATTCCGTTACGACAAAGGGAGTCGATTCTGATACAGCGCTTGAAAATGCACAAGAGGTAGCTATCAAAGTAGCAAAGGAATACAACACGATTGTGGCTATGACTGGCGAGGTTGATATCGTCACAGATGGAAGCCGAGTCTTAACAGTCTCTAACGGTCACCCTTTGCAAACAACGATAACAGGTGCAGGCTGTCTACTGTCCTCCTTAGTCGCTGCTTTTATTGCTAGTAACGATGTCTCTCTCGACTCGATAGTCGCTGCGCTAGCCACTTATGGGGTTGCGGCAGAAATTGCTTATAAAGAAACTCCCGTTAAAGCTCCTGGAAGCTTTCAGCAGTATTTTCTGAACGCGTTGTACGAAATAACGGAAGAAGATGTGAATGATCGAAGTAAAGTCGAAGAGGTGACGTCATGA
- a CDS encoding nitric oxide synthase oxygenase, with product MSLQEQAASFISTCYQELGIDATTLGDRLQQVKVEIEETGTYTHTYEELVHGAKMAWRNSNKCIGRLFWETMNVFDAREVKEESEVFNTLKNHMTFATNEGRIRPTITVFAPEKDGKAPVRVINHQLARYAGYEHPDGTVIGDPDSIAFTKLCQDLGWQGKGSAFDLLPIVIKLDSTLVLQEFESDIVLEVPFEHPEEPSFKELDLKWYAVPAISDMQLEIGGITYPTAPFNGWYMGTEIGARNLADSFRYDKLKEVAEVFHLDTSKTSALWKDRALVELNRAVLHSFQENRVSIVDHHTAAEQFRKFQQREERAEREVTGDWTWLIPPVSPAATHIFHQGFKNEEKSPNFFYQDKLYDESGKMKE from the coding sequence ATGAGCTTACAGGAGCAAGCAGCATCATTTATTTCGACCTGCTATCAGGAATTAGGAATAGATGCGACGACACTGGGTGACCGTTTACAGCAAGTGAAAGTAGAGATAGAAGAGACCGGAACGTATACACATACGTATGAAGAGCTCGTTCATGGTGCCAAAATGGCATGGCGTAACTCCAATAAATGTATTGGCAGACTTTTTTGGGAGACGATGAACGTATTTGATGCTCGCGAAGTTAAAGAGGAATCAGAGGTTTTTAATACCTTGAAGAATCATATGACCTTTGCAACAAATGAGGGGCGAATCCGTCCGACAATTACGGTGTTTGCTCCAGAAAAGGATGGGAAAGCACCGGTTCGAGTCATAAACCATCAGCTTGCGCGCTATGCAGGATACGAGCATCCTGACGGAACCGTAATCGGAGATCCAGACTCGATTGCGTTTACAAAGCTATGTCAGGACTTAGGTTGGCAGGGAAAAGGATCTGCTTTTGATCTTTTACCAATCGTGATTAAGCTTGATTCTACATTAGTATTGCAAGAGTTTGAGTCTGACATCGTTCTAGAGGTCCCATTTGAGCATCCGGAAGAGCCATCATTTAAAGAGCTTGACTTAAAATGGTACGCTGTTCCTGCAATTTCTGACATGCAACTAGAAATTGGCGGAATCACCTATCCAACCGCGCCATTTAACGGGTGGTACATGGGTACAGAAATTGGGGCACGCAACTTAGCGGACAGCTTCCGCTACGATAAATTGAAAGAAGTTGCTGAGGTATTTCATTTAGACACGAGTAAAACATCCGCTCTCTGGAAAGACCGTGCACTTGTCGAGCTAAACCGAGCAGTCTTACATTCCTTCCAAGAAAATCGGGTGAGTATCGTCGATCATCATACAGCCGCTGAGCAATTCCGTAAGTTCCAGCAACGAGAGGAACGCGCTGAGAGAGAGGTAACAGGGGACTGGACGTGGTTAATTCCACCTGTATCACCTGCGGCAACACACATTTTCCACCAAGGCTTTAAAAACGAGGAGAAGTCGCCGAACTTCTTCTATCAAGACAAGCTATATGATGAGTCAGGGAAGATGAAAGAGTAG